The proteins below are encoded in one region of Rhododendron vialii isolate Sample 1 chromosome 7a, ASM3025357v1:
- the LOC131331856 gene encoding subtilisin-like protease: protein MIYSYHHVIHGFAARLSAEEVKEMEKMDGFVSARPARVYNLHTTHSPSFLGLHQNLGVWLGSNYGKGVIIGVLDSGITPNHPSFNEEGMPPPPAKWKGKCEFKGMACNNKLIGARNFVDDDLPPFDYDGHGTHTSSTAAGNFVSSANCFGQANGTASGTAPLAHLAIYKVCGVFECYESSILAGMDAAVEEGVDILSLSIGGPSHPFHSDIIPIGAFRAIQKGIFVSCSAGNYGPNKTMLSNEAPWILTVGASTIDRNIRSTAILGNKEKYDGESLFQPNDFPSTLLPLIYAGVNNPNSASCVGSLNTTNVKGKVVLCERSESIDPVDQGQIVKNAGGAAMILMNQEIEGYSTFANAHVLPATHVSYAAGVNIKEYINSTSNPMATLLFKGTVIGIKTAPMVTCFSSRGPNYASPGILKPDIIGPGVSILAAWDVPVDNKTRTRSTFNVISGTSMSCPHLAGIGALLKSAHPDWSPAAIKSAIMTTADLVNLNQNPIVDERMLPANIFATGSGHVNPSKANDPGLIYDIKPEDYIPYLCGLNYTDQEVGLITRRKVKCAEVGSIREAELNYPSFAIALGSTDQTYTRTVTNVEPANSFYGSFIVHPPGVTVTLDPDTLEFSRTNQKMTYKVTFRRCRSASPKKTYVEGFLAWIPVNSKYAVKSPISVNLV, encoded by the coding sequence ATGATTTATTCCTATCACCACGTCATTCATGGTTTCGCGGCGAGATTGTCTGCTGAGGAGGttaaagaaatggaaaagatgGACGGGTTTGTGTCAGCTCGACCCGCAAGAGTATATAATCTACACACAACTCACAGCCCTAGCTTCTTGGGGTTGCACCAAAATTTGGGGGTTTGGTTGGGATCAAACTATGGAAAGGGAGTGATTATTGGAGTTTTGGACTCCGGAATCACCCCAAACCACCCTTCATTCAACGAAGAGGGAATGCCGCCCCCGCCTGCTAAATGGAAAGGGAAGTGCGAGTTTAAAGGGATGGCGTGCAACAACAAACTCATTGGAGCAAGAAATTTTGTTGACGATGACTTGCCTCCGTTCGATTACGACGGACACGGGACCCATACATCCAGCACTGCGGCCGGAAATTTTGTGAGCAGCGCAAATTGCTTTGGACAAGCCAATGGCACGGCGTCGGGGACGGCGCCCCTTGCTCACCTGGCAATTTACAAAGTTTGTGGCGTATTCGAATGTTATGAATCCAGCATTTTGGCAGGGATGGACGCAGCAGTTGAGGAGGGTGTCGACATCCTATCCCTCTCCATTGGTGGCCCCTCCCACCCTTTCCATTCAGACATCATTCCGATAGGCGCCTTCCGTGCAATACAAAAGGGCATTTTCGTGAGTTGCTCAGCCGGTAACTATGGTCCGAACAAAACTATGTTATCAAACGAAGCTCCGTGGATTCTAACAGTCGGCGCAAGCACCATAGACAGAAACATAAGATCCACGGCAATATTAGGAAACAAGGAGAAATACGACGGCGAGTCCTTATTCCAGCCCAATGACTTCCCTTCAACTTTGCTGCCCCTTATCTACGCCGGAGTAAATAATCCAAACTCTGCTTCATGCGTAGGGTCCTTGAACACCACCAACGTCAAAGGAAAGGTAGTGTTATGCGAGAGAAGCGAATCCATAGACCCAGTTGATCAAGGGCAGATAGTGAAGAATGCAGGTGGTGCCGCCATGATTCTCATGAACCAAGAGATAGAGGGGTACAGTACATTTGCCAACGCGCATGTTTTACCCGCAACACATGTGAGTTACGCTGCCGGAGTTAATATCAAAGAGTACATAAATTCAACAAGTAATCCCATGGCGACACTCTTGTTCAAAGGAACGGTAATAGGAATCAAAACAGCTCCTATGGTTACTTGCTTCTCATCTAGAGGCCCAAACTACGCAAGCCCAGGCATCTTAAAACCCGACATCATTGGACCCGGCGTCAGTATTCTAGCCGCATGGGACGTCCCTGTTGATAACAAGACCAGAACAAGATCGACATTTAACGTAATTTCTGGAACGTCCATGTCTTGTCCCCACCTTGCCGGCATCGGGGCTTTGCTCAAGAGTGCACATCCGGATTGGTCGCCAGCAGCTATAAAATCTGCAATCATGACCACTGCCGATTTGGTAAACCTCAACCAAAATCCCATCGTTGATGAAAGGATGCTTCCGGCAAACATCTTTGCTACCGGTTCGGGCCATGTCAACCCGTCGAAAGCCAATGATCCAGGACTTATCTACGATATTAAACCGGAGGATTACATACCTTACCTGTGTGGTTTGAACTACACCGACCAAGAGGTTGGGCTCATTACAAGGAGGAAAGTGAAGTGCGCGGAAGTAGGAAGTATACGTGAAGCAGAGCTAAATTATCCTTCATTTGCTATCGCTCTTGGTTCCACCGATCAGACGTATACAAGGACAGTGACAAATGTGGAGCCAGCTAATTCATTTTATGGCTCCTTCATTGTTCATCCACCTGGTGTTACTGTGACCCTCGATCCTGATACACTTGAATTCTCAAGGACGAACCAGAAAATGACATACAAAGTGACATTTCGCCGCTGCCGCTCAGCCAGCCCCAAGAAAACCTATGTCGAAGGATTTCTAGCCTGGATACCTGTTAACAGCAAATACGCAGTTAAAAGCCCAATTTCTGTAAATTTGGTTTAA